The following proteins are co-located in the Brevibacillus laterosporus DSM 25 genome:
- a CDS encoding RelA/SpoT family protein has translation MTTGIEEILSKANSYMSNEDVTMLERAYDLARKAHEGQVRKSGVPYIMHPIAVAGILTDMHMDAVTVAAGFLHDVVEDTEITLDNLRKEFGSEVAHLVDGVTKLEKIKYKSKEEQLAENHRKMLVAMAQDIRVILIKLADRLHNMRTLRHMSEEKQREISDETLEIFAPLAHRLGIAFVKWELEDTALRYLNPQQYYRIVNLMQKKRTEREEYISEAKAMITDKLDELHIEAEIAGRPKHIYSIYKKMVSQNKQFNEIYDLLALRIIVNDIRDCYAVLGIVHTLWKPMPGRFKDYIAMPKANMYQSLHTTVIGPKGEPLEVQIRTWEMHRTAEIGIAAHWAYKEGKGEVQGSFEEKIGNLREIIQGGQEETPNAQEFMESLKQDLFSDTVFVFTPKGDVVELPKGSVPLDFAYRIHSAVGNRTIGAKVNGKIVPLDFALRTGDIMEILTSKHSYGPSQDWLKIAKSAHARNKIKQWFKKEKREENVAKGLSMIEAEVKARGFDLKETMTAENVKEAAAKFNFQSDEDMYSAVGYGGLTSAQVANRLTEKIRRDREEQQQQQQQAIQEFKSHAPTQKQTRSDTGIRVEGVDNLLTRISRCCSPVPGDDIIGFITRGRGVSIHRKDCPNVTVEESDRLIPVQWEGDQRQNYNVDIEITGHDRTGLLNDVLHVVGETKTNIAAVSGKADRNRVATINMTICINNIDHLHRVVERIKRIKDIYSVRRILNT, from the coding sequence ATGACTACGGGCATCGAGGAAATTTTAAGCAAAGCGAATAGCTATATGTCAAACGAGGACGTTACTATGCTGGAGCGTGCCTATGATTTAGCGCGCAAAGCTCACGAGGGCCAAGTGCGTAAATCTGGGGTGCCTTATATTATGCATCCGATTGCAGTTGCAGGCATTTTGACGGATATGCACATGGATGCAGTAACTGTTGCTGCCGGTTTTCTCCATGATGTTGTGGAAGATACCGAAATTACGCTAGACAACTTACGTAAGGAATTCGGGTCAGAGGTAGCACATCTGGTAGACGGAGTCACAAAGCTAGAAAAAATTAAATACAAATCCAAAGAAGAGCAGTTAGCAGAGAACCATCGAAAAATGCTTGTAGCCATGGCACAAGATATTCGGGTCATTTTAATTAAATTGGCGGACCGTTTGCATAATATGCGTACGTTACGTCATATGTCCGAAGAAAAGCAGCGTGAAATATCGGATGAAACGCTAGAAATCTTTGCACCACTGGCTCATCGCCTTGGTATTGCTTTTGTAAAGTGGGAGCTAGAGGATACGGCTCTTCGCTATTTGAATCCACAGCAATATTATCGGATTGTAAATCTCATGCAGAAGAAACGGACGGAGCGCGAGGAATACATTTCAGAAGCAAAAGCAATGATTACGGATAAGTTAGATGAGCTGCATATTGAAGCAGAGATTGCTGGTAGACCTAAGCATATCTATAGCATCTACAAAAAGATGGTGTCACAAAATAAGCAGTTTAACGAAATCTATGACCTGCTTGCTTTACGTATCATTGTGAATGATATTCGTGATTGTTACGCTGTCCTTGGAATTGTGCACACTTTGTGGAAGCCTATGCCAGGACGATTCAAAGATTATATTGCTATGCCAAAAGCCAACATGTATCAATCGCTGCATACCACTGTAATCGGTCCTAAGGGTGAACCATTGGAAGTGCAAATTCGTACATGGGAGATGCATCGTACAGCTGAGATTGGTATCGCTGCTCACTGGGCCTATAAAGAGGGCAAAGGAGAAGTGCAGGGCTCTTTTGAAGAGAAGATTGGTAATCTCCGTGAGATTATTCAAGGTGGACAAGAAGAGACACCGAATGCCCAAGAATTCATGGAATCGCTCAAGCAGGATCTGTTTTCTGATACGGTGTTTGTCTTTACACCAAAGGGTGATGTGGTGGAGCTTCCTAAAGGCTCGGTTCCTTTGGACTTTGCCTATCGCATACATTCAGCTGTCGGCAATCGAACCATTGGAGCTAAAGTGAACGGAAAGATCGTTCCGCTTGATTTTGCGTTGCGTACAGGTGACATTATGGAAATCTTGACTTCCAAGCACTCATATGGCCCAAGTCAAGATTGGCTGAAAATAGCGAAGTCAGCCCATGCTCGTAATAAGATCAAGCAATGGTTTAAAAAAGAAAAGCGCGAAGAAAACGTTGCTAAAGGGCTATCAATGATTGAAGCTGAGGTAAAAGCACGTGGCTTTGATTTAAAAGAGACTATGACTGCTGAGAATGTAAAAGAGGCAGCAGCTAAGTTTAATTTTCAATCTGACGAAGATATGTACTCAGCTGTCGGTTATGGCGGGCTTACTTCTGCACAGGTTGCAAATCGACTGACGGAAAAAATACGTAGAGATCGAGAAGAGCAACAACAACAGCAACAACAAGCTATTCAAGAATTTAAGTCTCATGCACCTACTCAGAAGCAAACCCGAAGCGACACAGGCATCCGCGTAGAAGGCGTGGATAATTTGTTGACTCGTATTTCCCGATGTTGTTCGCCGGTTCCAGGGGATGACATTATTGGCTTCATTACGAGAGGACGGGGAGTCTCCATTCATCGCAAGGATTGCCCGAATGTGACGGTAGAAGAAAGCGATCGACTCATTCCTGTACAATGGGAAGGTGACCAGAGACAAAACTACAATGTAGACATTGAAATTACTGGCCATGATCGCACAGGCTTGTTAAACGACGTGTTACATGTAGTTGGGGAGACGAAAACCAATATTGCTGCCGTGAGTGGCAAAGCGGATCGCAATCGGGTGGCTACTATCAACATGACAATCTGTATTAACAATATAGATCATCTACACCGAGTGGTAGAACGAATCAAGCGTATCAAAGACATTTATTCTGTTCGTCGAATTCTAAATACCTAA
- the dtd gene encoding D-aminoacyl-tRNA deacylase, producing MRVVVQKAKASSVSVNGDVVGKIEQGLVLLVGITHEDTIKDVEFVADKVANLRIFEDEEGKMNYSVQETGGQILSISQFTLYGDCRKGRRPNFMAAARPEVAEPLYDQFNEVLRSKGLQVETGRFGAMMDVQIHNHGPVTLIVES from the coding sequence GTGCGAGTCGTTGTCCAAAAAGCAAAAGCATCAAGTGTGTCCGTAAATGGAGATGTAGTCGGTAAAATTGAGCAAGGACTGGTTTTACTAGTTGGTATTACGCATGAGGACACAATAAAAGACGTGGAGTTTGTAGCAGATAAGGTAGCGAATTTGCGGATTTTTGAAGACGAGGAAGGTAAAATGAATTACTCTGTCCAGGAAACAGGAGGGCAAATTTTATCAATTTCCCAATTTACTTTATACGGGGATTGCCGAAAAGGTCGTCGCCCTAACTTCATGGCGGCTGCCCGTCCAGAAGTTGCTGAACCATTATACGACCAATTTAATGAGGTGCTACGAAGTAAAGGGCTTCAAGTAGAGACGGGGCGTTTTGGTGCAATGATGGATGTGCAGATTCATAATCATGGACCTGTAACGTTAATTGTTGAAAGTTAA
- a CDS encoding SH3 domain-containing protein — protein MFSRKKMIIGLATCLTSLVAPFQMVWAASQVQVTADNLNIRSGPGTNYQLVSSVPKSTKLTVISKKDKWIQVKLPNGKQGWGINTYLQEIKAAPQPPKVIYLKSTVDMLNIRTAPNSDAQIIQVMDKTKSYKMIKKEGIWAQIQVSDKVTGWINAKFVQHATPPATSAPLPGTTAPAVTTPDQSNQPANVLPPVEPTVQPPSTSSIKISVVTNVYAEPNVAAMIIGQLSAGDQVSKYSESNGWDQILYNGTTAWIANPTAPKTGQITPPPTQPNPASSSSTVKVTANNVNIRSQANTTSQVLTQVNNGVVLPVLSQSNNWFQVKTPDGKTGWIASWLVTKSTVAPPTLGVVDPNEHKNQNSLQPSVPSNQSELKIKVLNEGTNVRSGPGTEYEPVGNVQPGESYSVIKTEGDWYQIRLKDNSTAYIASWVVQKESTDIANLPPLTGNEARGKLIVVDPGHGGTDSGAVGTTYKTFEKEINLQVALKLKQRLEASGARVIMTRSDDTTLTLEQRVQVAVQNNADMFVSVHHNTHPNAATNGTIIFYYHKGNSMELAQLTQKEIVSTTQYKDLTSRFGDFHVIRENPKPAILAEVGFMTNPQEEANLRDDQHQQNAAEGLFRGVLRYFQVYPN, from the coding sequence ACTATCAACTCGTAAGTTCCGTGCCTAAGTCGACAAAACTAACCGTTATATCAAAAAAAGATAAATGGATACAGGTAAAATTACCGAATGGTAAGCAAGGCTGGGGAATAAATACATACCTTCAGGAGATTAAAGCAGCTCCTCAACCACCAAAGGTGATTTATTTAAAGAGTACGGTCGATATGTTGAACATTCGGACTGCACCCAATTCAGATGCTCAAATCATCCAAGTAATGGACAAGACAAAAAGCTACAAAATGATTAAAAAGGAAGGCATCTGGGCACAAATTCAGGTGTCTGACAAAGTAACCGGCTGGATTAACGCCAAGTTTGTGCAACATGCTACTCCGCCCGCTACGTCAGCACCCCTACCGGGAACAACAGCACCAGCAGTCACTACACCAGATCAGAGCAATCAGCCTGCTAATGTATTGCCACCTGTAGAGCCTACTGTGCAGCCTCCATCTACCAGTAGTATTAAAATCTCTGTAGTAACTAACGTGTATGCAGAACCTAATGTCGCAGCCATGATTATCGGGCAGTTAAGCGCAGGGGATCAGGTAAGTAAATATTCGGAGTCAAATGGGTGGGATCAAATCTTATACAATGGGACAACAGCTTGGATCGCCAATCCAACAGCTCCTAAAACTGGACAGATAACACCTCCTCCGACACAGCCGAATCCTGCTTCATCAAGCTCTACGGTGAAGGTAACTGCAAATAATGTAAACATTCGAAGTCAAGCTAATACAACAAGCCAAGTCCTTACCCAAGTAAATAACGGAGTGGTACTACCGGTATTGTCTCAAAGCAACAACTGGTTTCAGGTAAAAACGCCGGATGGGAAAACAGGCTGGATTGCCAGCTGGTTGGTTACTAAATCAACTGTTGCTCCTCCCACGCTTGGAGTAGTTGACCCAAATGAACATAAGAACCAAAACTCCCTTCAGCCCTCAGTACCTAGTAATCAATCAGAACTGAAAATCAAGGTATTAAACGAAGGCACAAATGTTCGTTCTGGCCCAGGCACCGAATACGAGCCCGTAGGTAATGTACAACCAGGAGAAAGCTATTCGGTAATCAAAACAGAAGGCGATTGGTATCAAATTCGCCTAAAAGATAATTCAACAGCCTATATTGCTAGCTGGGTTGTTCAAAAGGAATCAACAGATATAGCCAATCTGCCTCCTTTAACCGGTAATGAAGCACGAGGCAAATTGATTGTAGTAGATCCTGGACACGGTGGAACAGACAGTGGGGCTGTAGGGACGACATACAAGACGTTTGAAAAAGAAATTAACCTACAGGTTGCTCTAAAGCTAAAACAACGCCTAGAAGCTTCTGGAGCACGTGTAATTATGACTCGTTCCGATGATACAACTCTCACGTTGGAACAACGTGTTCAAGTTGCTGTACAAAACAATGCGGATATGTTTGTAAGTGTCCATCACAATACACATCCTAATGCAGCCACCAATGGGACCATCATTTTTTACTATCACAAAGGAAACTCGATGGAATTAGCCCAATTGACTCAAAAAGAGATCGTTTCAACGACTCAATATAAAGATTTAACATCCAGATTCGGCGATTTTCATGTCATTCGGGAAAATCCAAAACCCGCTATTCTTGCTGAAGTCGGCTTTATGACAAATCCACAAGAAGAAGCTAACTTACGTGATGATCAACATCAGCAAAATGCAGCTGAAGGGTTGTTCCGAGGCGTACTGCGTTACTTCCAGGTTTATCCAAATTAG